The sequence GCTGCTCGGCGGCGGCGGTTCGGCGCACCAGGTGGTCAACACGTACAACAACGGCACGCTGCCGTTCCTGCCGGACGACGCGGTCATCGAGGTCCAGGCGAAGGTCGACGGTTCGGGCGCGACGCCGCTCGCCGTGCCGGCCCTGGACCCGCTGTACGCGGGGCTCATCGCCAACGTCACGGCGTACGAGGACCTCGCCCTGCGGGCCGCGCTGCACGGCGGCCGGGACCGGGTGTTCAAGGCGCTGCTCGCGCACCCGCTGATCGGGCAGTTCGAGTACGCCGAGGCGCTCACCGACAAGCTGATCGCGCACAACCGGGAGCACCTGGCGTGGGCGTGAACGGTTCGGTCCTCGCGATCGACGCGGGGAACAGCAAGACCGATGTGGCGCTCATCGGTGCGGACGGCACGGTGCTGTCCACGGCCAGGGGCGGCGGGTTCCAGCCGCCGGTGGTCGGTGTGGAGACGGCCGTCGACGTGCTCGGCGCGGCGGTGGAACGGGCGCTGTCCGAGGCCGGTACGGACGCCGGGCAGATCGCCCATGTGTCCGCCTGCCTCGCCAACGCGGACCTGCCGGTCGAGGAGGAGCAGCTGACCGCGGCGCTGGCGGCGCGCGGCTGGGGCCGCACGGTCGAGGTCCGCAACGACACCTTCGCGATCCTGCGGGCCGGGGTCGACGAGCCGCGCGGCGTGGCCGTGGTGTGCGGCGCGGGGATCAACTGCGTCGGCATGGTCCCGGACGGGCGCACCGCCCGCTTCCCCGCGATAGGCCGGATCTCCGGTGACTGGGGCGGCGGTTCGGGCCTGTCCGAGGAGGCGATGTGGTTCGCCGCGCGCGCCGAGGACGGCCGGGGCGAGCCGACCGAGCTGGCCCGGACGCTCCCCGCGCACTTCGGGCTCGGTTCGATGTACGCGCTGATCGAGGCGCTGCACCTGGGCCGCATCGCGCCGGAGCGCCGGCACGAGCTGTCCCCGGTGCTGTTCGCGACGAGCGCGGCCGGTGACCCGGTGGCGCGGGCCCTGGTGGACCGGCTGGCCGAGGAGGTCGTGGCGCTGGCGGCCGTCGCGCTGACCCGCCTCGGGCTGCTCGGCGAGGAGGCGCCGGTGCTGCTCGGCGGCAGCGTCCTGGCGGCGCGGCACCCGCAGTTGGACGACCGGATCGCCGGACTGCTCGCGGACCGGGCCCCGAAGGCCGTGGTGCGCGTGGTGCAGCAGTCGCCGGTGCTCGGCGCCGGGCTGCTGGGCCTGGACCACACGGGCGCGGCGCCGGAGGTGCACGCGAGACTGCGGGCGCAGTACGCCTGAGCACGGGACGGCCGGGTTCCGGGCCGTCAGGGGCGTCCCGTAGCCTGCGGGTTGCGGGGCGCCCTTCGCGTGAGGGAACCGATCGGCCGCCCCGGACGTGTTGATGGTGGGGAGGACGGTGCGGCGGGGGATCGTGCCGTTCGCCTTGATCAACGGCGCTTGTCTTGATCGAATGCCGTTGACCGCGGCCGGTCATGACCTGCCGCTGCGTGGTCCGGTGCCCGATCCGGTCGTTCCGGATGTGTGTGCCGGTCCCTGCGGCCATACTTCTGGCCGGGCACCAGTCCCCCGATCGGCCGGGGGGCGGGCCGCCGTCAGTGACCGAGGGGGAGGTCGAGTGACACACCCGCCGAGTGTGCGCCAGGCGCCGCACCGCGCACCGGAGCAGCCGCCCGCGCCGGTGGCCGTGCCGCCGCAGCCGAGCGCCCGCGCCGTCGCGATCGGGCGGCTGCGTGCCGCGGCGACCACCGAACCGGGGCGCCTCCGGATCATCGGGGCCGTCCTGGCGCTGCTCGTCCTCGCGTTCGGGGCGGTGACGGCCTTCGAGATCAGCGGCCGGGCGGCCTCGGCCGACGACGTGGTGGAGCGCAGCCAGCCGCTCAGCGCGGACGCGGCGGGCATCTACCGCTCGCTGGCCGACGCGGACGCGGCGGCGGCGAGCGGCTTCCTGGCCGGCCCGCAGGAGCCGCGCACGGTGCACGACCAGTACGTGAAGGACATCGAGGAGGCGTCCCGCCTGCTGGTGAAGGCCGCGGCGAACACGGACGCGGGCACGACGTCCGGCCGCGAGATCACCACGCTCAACGAGGGCCTCCCGCGCTACACCGGCCTGATCGAGCGCGCCCGCGCCGCCAACCGGCAGGGGCTCCCGCTGGGCGGCGCCTACCTGCGGTACGCGAACCAGCAGATGTCCGGCGAGCTGCTGCCGGCCGCCGAGCGGCTGTACGCGGCGGAGACCGGCCGGCTCGACCGGGACCACAGCGCGGCGCGCGCCTGGCCGTGGTTCTCGCTGGGCGTCGGCGTCGTCGCGCTGGCGGTGCTGTTCTGGGCGCAGCGGCGCAACTACCGCCGTACGAACCGGGTGCTGAACCACGGTCTGGTGGCCGCGACGGCCGCCGCGGTGGTGCTGCTGCTCTGGCTGGCGGTGGGACACATGGTGGCCCGGTCCGACCTGGCCGAGGCCGATTCGCACGGGCAGCGGTCCATGGACGTGCTCAACCGGGCGCGCATCGACTCGCTGAAGGCGCGCGCCGACGAGAACCTCACGGTGGTGGCCCGGGGTGCGGTGCTGACCGCGGACGGCAAGAACGACAAGTACGAGACCGACTACACCGCGGGCATGAAGGCGCTGGGCGAGGAGCTGGCCGCGGCGGCGAAGCTCGCCGATGACACCGGGGACACCGAGGGCGGCAAGCCGGTCGCCTCCGCGTCCAAGGCGGTCACCGAGTGGCAGGACCGCCACCGGACCGCCCGGAAGACCGACGACGCCGGTGACTACGAATCGGCTCTGGAGCAGATCATCGGCCAGGAGAATTCGACGGGCGAGTCGTTCAAGAAGGTGGACGACGCGCTGCGCGAGGCTCTGGCGCAC is a genomic window of Streptomyces sp. NBC_00708 containing:
- a CDS encoding ATPase; translation: MGVNGSVLAIDAGNSKTDVALIGADGTVLSTARGGGFQPPVVGVETAVDVLGAAVERALSEAGTDAGQIAHVSACLANADLPVEEEQLTAALAARGWGRTVEVRNDTFAILRAGVDEPRGVAVVCGAGINCVGMVPDGRTARFPAIGRISGDWGGGSGLSEEAMWFAARAEDGRGEPTELARTLPAHFGLGSMYALIEALHLGRIAPERRHELSPVLFATSAAGDPVARALVDRLAEEVVALAAVALTRLGLLGEEAPVLLGGSVLAARHPQLDDRIAGLLADRAPKAVVRVVQQSPVLGAGLLGLDHTGAAPEVHARLRAQYA